Proteins from a single region of Bacteroidota bacterium:
- a CDS encoding SOS response-associated peptidase family protein codes for MCTSFDVIIDTEKLVDTFRKTGKGELIVRSTVSPGKSRMRPTDLVPVIRKIDDEYYMDTMRWGFKLQIGPMVNSRIEEITSGKAADYWQSLLKENPCLFVMSGYHEWKNVVIDTFTPKTGKPTKKKIKQPHRFTIKEKDTFFCAGYYRKEGNDFACTLITTVGNMLTNIVHDKGRMPVILDLEVGLQFLEASLEERIALCQTYPPDKMNSEPTTLE; via the coding sequence ATGTGCACAAGCTTTGATGTAATTATCGATACTGAAAAACTCGTAGATACCTTCAGAAAAACAGGTAAGGGCGAGCTTATAGTAAGGTCAACTGTATCACCCGGAAAATCGCGCATGCGGCCGACTGACCTTGTTCCTGTTATCCGTAAGATTGACGATGAATATTATATGGATACAATGCGCTGGGGATTTAAGCTGCAGATAGGACCTATGGTAAACTCACGCATCGAAGAAATTACCTCTGGCAAAGCAGCCGATTACTGGCAGTCGCTTTTAAAGGAGAATCCGTGCTTATTTGTAATGAGCGGATATCACGAGTGGAAAAATGTTGTTATAGATACCTTCACTCCAAAAACAGGAAAGCCCACAAAGAAAAAAATAAAACAGCCTCACAGGTTTACAATCAAAGAAAAAGATACATTCTTCTGCGCAGGATATTACAGGAAGGAAGGAAATGATTTCGCCTGTACGCTTATAACTACAGTCGGTAACATGCTTACAAATATTGTCCATGATAAAGGCCGAATGCCTGTTATTTTGGATCTGGAAGTCGGCCTGCAATTTTTAGAAGCCTCGCTTGAAGAGAGAATTGCCCTATGCCAAACCTACCCGCCCGATAAAATGAACTCCGAACCAACTACGTTGGAGTAA
- a CDS encoding DNA polymerase IV, whose translation MNPLDLASSAFFNPVDKDKAHSVFKRVRMMPLYRFPCLKEYNLGIKEHSNRFFLHLDLDAFYAQVEQRDNPNYKGKPVGVVSLPDTFTKGIVMTSSYEARALGVDTAMTTYQAKTICPQLILVPCYGQKYEAILFNILTFAKKYVPDEAIEQYSIDECFIDLTSVCKDFKSAEKISREFKDFILKEEDLTCSMGLSFNKSYAKMATKLHKPAGFTLITQRDRGIFFPMAVDKIWGIGNKIKPRLNFHDVWTIQDLANCPDNILRKEFGINGICYKRMARGEETAEIFRKETHEKSLMHQHSLTYPIYERFACEEEIGRRVEYIGRKLRSKNLLCKRLFLIERFTNLQFDVAEYKLTQFTNNDRTLYECALELYKNMQHPTAELKVQMFGIMVCELGSDLQSENYDLFNQQKILPYHALDTIKTKYGESSIRVGIGRY comes from the coding sequence ATGAATCCCCTGGACCTGGCAAGCTCCGCGTTTTTCAACCCCGTAGATAAGGATAAAGCACACTCGGTTTTTAAGAGAGTGCGGATGATGCCCTTATATCGTTTTCCTTGTCTCAAAGAATATAACCTTGGAATAAAGGAACACTCTAACCGTTTCTTTCTTCATTTAGACCTGGATGCATTTTATGCGCAGGTCGAACAAAGAGATAATCCTAATTACAAAGGCAAACCTGTCGGAGTTGTATCGCTTCCTGATACGTTCACTAAAGGAATTGTTATGACTTCTTCCTATGAGGCGCGCGCGCTTGGAGTAGATACTGCAATGACTACTTACCAGGCAAAGACAATCTGCCCGCAGCTAATACTTGTACCCTGCTACGGACAGAAATATGAAGCAATACTTTTTAACATTTTAACGTTTGCAAAAAAATATGTCCCCGATGAAGCGATTGAGCAATATAGCATAGATGAATGTTTTATAGACCTCACTTCTGTTTGTAAAGATTTTAAAAGCGCGGAAAAAATATCAAGAGAGTTCAAAGATTTTATTTTAAAAGAAGAAGACCTCACCTGCTCGATGGGATTATCATTTAATAAGAGCTATGCAAAAATGGCAACGAAGCTTCACAAGCCGGCGGGCTTTACTTTGATAACTCAAAGGGACAGAGGAATTTTTTTTCCTATGGCAGTAGATAAAATATGGGGCATAGGAAATAAAATAAAACCGCGTCTGAATTTTCATGATGTATGGACTATACAAGACCTTGCAAACTGTCCCGATAATATTTTGCGGAAAGAATTCGGCATTAACGGCATCTGCTATAAACGGATGGCGCGAGGAGAAGAGACGGCGGAGATTTTCAGAAAGGAAACGCATGAGAAAAGCTTAATGCATCAGCATTCATTAACGTATCCTATTTATGAGCGCTTTGCATGTGAAGAAGAGATCGGGCGCAGAGTGGAATACATCGGCAGGAAGCTCCGCAGTAAAAATTTACTTTGTAAAAGATTGTTCCTCATTGAGCGGTTCACAAATCTGCAGTTTGATGTAGCTGAGTATAAGTTAACTCAGTTTACAAATAACGACAGGACGCTCTATGAATGCGCGCTTGAGCTGTATAAAAATATGCAGCATCCGACAGCGGAGCTGAAAGTGCAGATGTTCGGTATTATGGTGTGCGAGCTTGGCAGCGATTTGCAAAGTGAGAACTACGACCTTTTTAATCAACAGAAAATTTTACCGTATCACGCTCTTGATACAATTAAAACCAAATACGGAGAGAGCAGTATCCGTGTAGGCATCGGGAGGTATTAA